The following coding sequences lie in one Alicyclobacillus curvatus genomic window:
- a CDS encoding response regulator transcription factor produces MDHQPYILVVDDEERIRRLVRMYLERSGFRVDEAEDGNEALGMALAKPYSLLILDLMLPGLDGRDVCHQVRQSSNVPIIMLTAAGDETERVHGFELGADDYVVKPFSPRELVMRVKALLKRSGEPDLQKPELQQVMTFRDLAIHLDARRVEVAGEEISLTPKEFDLLVYMAQRPDKVFSREELLRDVWNYQFYGDQRTVDTHIKRLREKLGQASERVSLYIGTVWGVGYKFEANP; encoded by the coding sequence ATGGACCACCAGCCGTACATTCTCGTTGTCGATGACGAGGAACGCATTCGCAGACTCGTGCGAATGTACCTTGAGCGCAGCGGATTTCGAGTAGATGAAGCAGAGGATGGAAATGAAGCATTGGGGATGGCATTGGCCAAACCGTATTCTCTGCTGATTCTCGATTTGATGCTCCCAGGGTTGGATGGCCGTGATGTGTGTCACCAAGTTCGACAGTCCTCCAACGTTCCAATTATCATGTTGACCGCTGCAGGCGACGAGACCGAGCGCGTCCATGGATTTGAACTGGGTGCCGATGACTACGTGGTGAAGCCTTTTAGCCCACGAGAATTGGTTATGCGAGTGAAAGCATTGTTAAAGCGTTCTGGAGAGCCAGACCTGCAAAAGCCGGAGTTACAGCAGGTAATGACCTTTCGTGACCTGGCGATACACCTCGATGCGCGTCGTGTTGAGGTTGCGGGTGAGGAAATCAGCTTGACACCGAAAGAGTTTGATTTGCTCGTATACATGGCGCAGCGACCGGATAAAGTGTTCAGTCGTGAAGAACTCCTGCGTGACGTCTGGAACTACCAGTTCTACGGAGATCAAAGGACTGTCGATACACATATCAAGCGACTACGTGAGAAACTCGGACAGGCTTCCGAGCGAGTCAGTCTATACATTGGCACCGTCTGGGGTGTCGGGTACAAATTTGAGGCAAATCCGTGA
- a CDS encoding HAMP domain-containing protein: MIQNSIVAKLWLTIVGMVGLVLLLLSFLLQQFFDNYVYQQQGAELRRVAFSVQTLIEKNPESLSSNVRLANNIAVIFDNANIVVQVPIAHQSTLGKVFDAFNQPDKQLFMNGQPVIREAGTGGKDHLSVYLLVKSPGSGAPGMIQVTQKMSTLDAPLTRMRNLIVFAVVLGVLLTTGLAFVVSKNLSRPLVQMNKAAEDMARGNFHHRIQVVTKDEVGRLGRTFNFLTNELERTIAALSVEKDQLSSILSSLVDGVVAADAGGHITLANPPALRRLASFYDLSVAPEPPSSDGDKRLPAPLLSMMENVSRVNQTQTREMNWHGRDYVFVMTPLYESDGSTPRGVVCVFRDITEEKKLDRLRKDFIANVSHELRTPLSMMQGYSEALLDEFGDDPVSRRELTGIIHDESLRMKRLVNDLLDLAQLESGHFQMDYQQIDFAELIERVGRKFSQLAAEQIVSLETKVPTEQILILADADRMEQVCTNLVDNAIRHTHEGGHVTLVLSRTERLARLTVTDTGSGIPKDDLPYIWERFYKADKARTRGASGGIGLGLSITRHIILEHGGDIMVNSREGHGTTFTVSLPLGDLRQASQEE; encoded by the coding sequence GTGATTCAAAACAGCATTGTTGCAAAACTATGGCTCACCATCGTCGGCATGGTAGGTCTTGTTTTGCTATTGTTATCCTTTCTCCTGCAGCAGTTTTTTGACAACTACGTTTATCAGCAACAAGGCGCCGAACTACGTCGAGTTGCGTTTAGCGTACAAACCCTTATCGAAAAGAACCCTGAGAGCCTCAGCAGCAACGTCCGACTCGCCAACAACATTGCTGTCATCTTTGACAATGCAAATATCGTTGTTCAAGTGCCGATTGCGCACCAGAGTACACTCGGCAAAGTTTTTGATGCATTTAACCAACCCGACAAACAATTGTTTATGAACGGGCAGCCGGTCATCAGAGAAGCCGGGACGGGCGGCAAGGACCACCTGTCCGTCTACCTTCTCGTCAAGAGCCCCGGGTCCGGAGCACCTGGGATGATTCAAGTCACGCAAAAGATGAGTACCCTGGACGCTCCGCTGACGCGTATGCGCAACCTCATTGTGTTTGCCGTCGTCCTTGGCGTGCTGCTCACGACTGGACTCGCTTTTGTTGTGTCTAAGAATCTATCTCGACCCCTTGTGCAGATGAACAAGGCCGCTGAAGACATGGCACGTGGTAACTTTCACCACCGGATTCAGGTGGTCACGAAGGACGAAGTCGGACGCCTCGGTCGAACATTTAACTTTTTAACGAATGAGCTCGAGCGTACAATCGCGGCCCTGTCGGTTGAAAAAGACCAGCTCAGCAGCATTTTGTCGTCGCTTGTCGACGGCGTGGTGGCGGCCGATGCCGGGGGGCACATCACCCTTGCGAATCCTCCCGCATTGCGGCGACTCGCATCCTTTTACGACCTCTCGGTCGCACCAGAGCCGCCTTCGTCTGATGGAGACAAACGTCTGCCCGCTCCACTACTCTCGATGATGGAAAACGTATCTCGGGTCAATCAGACGCAAACACGCGAGATGAACTGGCATGGGCGCGACTATGTTTTTGTGATGACACCGCTGTATGAGTCCGACGGATCGACGCCGCGCGGGGTTGTCTGTGTTTTCAGGGACATTACCGAGGAGAAGAAACTTGACCGATTGCGCAAAGACTTCATTGCCAATGTCTCGCACGAATTAAGAACGCCACTCAGCATGATGCAGGGCTATAGTGAGGCCCTATTGGACGAATTTGGCGATGACCCGGTCTCACGGCGTGAACTTACGGGTATCATTCACGATGAGTCGCTTCGTATGAAACGACTGGTGAACGACTTGCTAGACCTTGCACAACTGGAATCCGGGCACTTTCAGATGGACTATCAGCAAATCGATTTTGCCGAACTTATTGAACGTGTTGGGCGCAAGTTTAGTCAACTGGCGGCAGAACAGATTGTGTCTCTCGAAACCAAGGTCCCAACCGAGCAAATTCTCATTCTTGCCGACGCAGACAGGATGGAACAGGTCTGCACGAACCTCGTAGATAACGCCATTCGTCACACGCATGAAGGCGGGCACGTCACGCTCGTCCTTTCTCGAACGGAGAGACTGGCGAGGCTGACTGTGACAGACACCGGCTCAGGCATTCCGAAAGACGATCTTCCGTACATTTGGGAACGGTTTTACAAAGCAGATAAGGCAAGAACCCGGGGAGCGTCAGGGGGTATTGGCCTTGGACTTTCGATTACACGGCATATTATCCTTGAACACGGGGGAGATATTATGGTCAACAGCCGGGAAGGTCACGGCACGACATTTACCGTATCGTTGCCACTCGGGGACCTGAGACAGGCCTCACAGGAGGAATGA
- a CDS encoding helix-turn-helix transcriptional regulator encodes MNPSFGTRVRRLRQERSWSQQELSLRSGISTPHISSIERGKRFPSLEYALRLAESLGVPLNALCDESSTLQPPKMKNSPYELPLYLQNFVLNESATPYLQAAHRLSTLPREDRDLLTLMIDLLSQSRHVAPAALTH; translated from the coding sequence TTGAATCCTTCGTTTGGCACCCGTGTGCGAAGACTCCGGCAGGAACGGAGTTGGTCGCAACAAGAACTCTCCCTGCGCTCTGGAATCTCAACGCCACACATCTCATCCATAGAACGTGGTAAGCGTTTTCCGTCGCTCGAATATGCACTGCGACTTGCGGAATCGCTGGGTGTCCCACTCAATGCGCTGTGTGATGAGAGCAGTACCTTGCAACCGCCTAAGATGAAGAATTCACCCTATGAGTTGCCACTATACCTGCAAAACTTCGTCCTCAACGAATCGGCAACTCCATATCTGCAGGCAGCACATCGATTGAGTACATTGCCGCGGGAAGACCGGGACTTGCTGACACTGATGATTGACTTGTTATCACAGAGTCGCCATGTTGCACCTGCTGCGCTGACTCATTGA
- a CDS encoding iron dicitrate transport regulator FecR, which translates to MKRKDEIEDLYTSLRGQRDITKGIVDQIQDAKFRVAITGAGISSASGLPLLGDDVGGIELREFFDGSIYHQDKKQFYDSYRKILRMFVQARPNPAHTALAASHVSVITQNIDGLHRIAGSERLLEIHGNIRELRCMNCGLVESSMRALHYSVPRCPNCNQILHPGITLTGEEVRHVSRATDWAGRADLILIVGTELSAQPVAKLPDAARQGTPIIEINQNAEVLLPMLLQQEHA; encoded by the coding sequence TTGAAGAGAAAGGACGAAATTGAGGATTTGTACACAAGTCTGAGGGGCCAAAGGGACATCACAAAAGGCATTGTCGACCAGATTCAGGATGCAAAGTTCCGTGTTGCCATCACAGGTGCAGGCATTAGCAGTGCCAGCGGTCTGCCACTCCTCGGGGACGACGTCGGCGGAATTGAGCTCCGAGAGTTTTTCGACGGCTCTATCTACCACCAAGACAAGAAGCAATTTTACGATTCATACCGGAAAATCTTGCGCATGTTTGTACAGGCGCGCCCGAATCCTGCACACACTGCTCTTGCAGCGAGTCACGTGTCTGTCATTACCCAAAACATTGACGGTTTGCACCGAATCGCGGGGTCAGAACGTCTGCTGGAGATTCACGGAAACATCCGTGAGTTGCGATGCATGAACTGTGGGTTGGTTGAGTCCAGTATGAGGGCTCTACACTATTCAGTGCCAAGATGTCCGAACTGCAATCAGATTCTTCATCCGGGCATTACCCTCACTGGGGAGGAGGTTCGGCATGTCAGTCGTGCAACGGACTGGGCTGGCCGCGCCGACCTAATCCTCATTGTCGGAACAGAGTTGTCCGCACAGCCAGTCGCAAAACTCCCCGACGCGGCACGCCAGGGCACACCCATTATTGAAATCAATCAAAACGCAGAAGTGCTCTTGCCAATGTTACTTCAGCAAGAGCACGCGTAA
- a CDS encoding PrsW family intramembrane metalloprotease: MFYAILAVLPVCLLLIWLYTRDRLHPEPKRRVWSLFLRGAGVVLPAGLLERVLMESHGIGVANSLMLPSVFVTAFFVAGMVEEFLKAAVVDRGALQRGYIHTPLDSIIYSGATALGFACVENILYVTHDGISTAVLRAVTAVPAHLMFGIWMGYYFAQSVFRGKSKAWAYIVPAVAHGLYDTFALSNGWWSDGLLFVYLLILLEQSLRRIDRAERLSVEVHQRVS, from the coding sequence ATGTTTTACGCGATTCTCGCCGTCCTGCCGGTTTGCTTACTCTTGATCTGGTTGTATACCCGTGACCGACTGCATCCCGAGCCGAAGCGACGCGTCTGGTCCTTGTTTCTTCGCGGGGCGGGGGTTGTCCTCCCAGCCGGCCTCCTCGAGCGCGTGCTCATGGAATCCCATGGAATTGGGGTTGCCAATAGTCTGATGTTGCCGTCGGTGTTCGTTACAGCGTTTTTTGTGGCTGGCATGGTGGAAGAATTCCTCAAAGCAGCCGTCGTCGACAGGGGTGCACTCCAACGCGGCTATATTCACACGCCTCTCGACAGCATCATCTACTCCGGCGCCACTGCACTTGGGTTTGCGTGCGTAGAGAACATTCTGTATGTGACGCACGATGGGATTTCCACGGCCGTTTTGCGTGCTGTAACCGCCGTACCTGCGCATCTGATGTTCGGCATCTGGATGGGCTACTACTTTGCACAATCGGTTTTTCGAGGTAAATCAAAAGCCTGGGCGTACATCGTGCCAGCCGTCGCCCATGGGCTATATGACACCTTTGCACTATCCAACGGATGGTGGAGCGATGGGTTGTTGTTTGTTTACTTGCTCATCCTGCTTGAACAATCGTTACGACGCATTGACCGTGCGGAGCGTCTTTCTGTTGAGGTCCATCAGCGCGTATCATAA
- a CDS encoding DUF2797 domain-containing protein, with product MVHLKGFLRELHNHTVSVEDTNYRVEYALSVGNEELPLTSLLENSIEMRFTGEKSCVHCGRKVKKLFQNGYCYPCVTTLAECDLCIVKPHECHYDQGTCRDNTFGDSHCMIPHYVYLADSSAVKVGLTRKGRQLKRWTDQGATSAVLLAQTPTRKLAGQLEMHIAQHLPDKTDWRKMLRDTGDRDADLLDVRQQVISRLDSGYTGFILADSGPIHRFEYPRVSGFEPILKSLSLDKEPTVSGRLYAIKGQYLMFEHGVLNIKKHAGFHVEVSVSAGVS from the coding sequence ATGGTTCATCTGAAAGGGTTTTTGAGGGAATTACATAACCATACTGTGTCCGTAGAGGACACAAATTATCGAGTCGAGTACGCCCTTTCTGTTGGTAACGAGGAGTTACCGCTCACATCACTCCTTGAAAATTCCATTGAGATGCGATTTACTGGCGAAAAATCTTGTGTTCATTGCGGCCGCAAGGTTAAAAAACTATTCCAAAACGGGTATTGCTATCCGTGCGTTACGACGCTCGCTGAATGTGACCTCTGCATTGTCAAGCCCCACGAGTGTCACTACGACCAAGGGACCTGTCGTGACAATACATTTGGAGACAGCCACTGTATGATTCCACACTACGTGTATCTGGCAGACAGCAGTGCGGTCAAAGTGGGACTTACGCGCAAGGGACGCCAGCTAAAGCGATGGACGGACCAAGGAGCAACGTCAGCTGTACTATTGGCGCAAACACCAACGAGGAAGTTGGCGGGGCAACTCGAAATGCATATCGCGCAACACCTTCCTGACAAGACGGATTGGAGAAAGATGCTCCGGGATACAGGGGACCGTGACGCGGATTTACTCGACGTTCGGCAACAAGTAATTTCCAGGCTTGACAGTGGATATACTGGGTTTATCTTGGCGGACTCCGGCCCGATTCATCGTTTTGAATATCCGCGGGTCAGCGGCTTTGAACCCATTCTGAAATCTCTTTCGTTGGATAAGGAACCGACTGTGTCCGGCCGGCTGTATGCGATTAAGGGACAATATTTAATGTTCGAGCACGGCGTTTTGAACATAAAGAAACACGCGGGGTTTCACGTCGAAGTATCGGTTTCTGCCGGAGTAAGTTGA
- a CDS encoding DUF1450 domain-containing protein, producing the protein MYGGFILIEVCDANPASRPELFRLEEEFVGISIIENTCMSECELCAQCSYVFFDGDIMVADTPDSLLSLLRQRMHQLTPAETDTST; encoded by the coding sequence ATGTACGGTGGGTTTATTCTCATTGAAGTCTGCGATGCCAATCCGGCGTCGAGGCCCGAGTTATTTCGGTTAGAAGAAGAGTTCGTTGGCATATCCATCATCGAAAACACTTGTATGAGCGAGTGTGAGCTGTGCGCACAGTGCTCCTATGTATTTTTTGACGGTGATATCATGGTGGCAGACACACCTGACAGCCTATTATCCTTGCTGCGGCAGCGCATGCATCAACTTACTCCGGCAGAAACCGATACTTCGACGTGA
- a CDS encoding DUF1450 domain-containing protein: MANSMNLKWCKKNLEKYSQAVYDLIVQEHPEVECEIVDCADKCALCTDVPFAVRNNATVAARDARGLYMKLERGFGFVSKPILPGTYEDAASKAEEETPVTT; this comes from the coding sequence ATGGCGAATTCAATGAATCTCAAGTGGTGCAAAAAGAATCTTGAGAAGTACTCTCAGGCGGTCTATGACCTGATTGTTCAAGAGCATCCCGAAGTGGAATGTGAAATTGTCGATTGCGCTGATAAATGCGCACTCTGTACAGACGTTCCGTTTGCAGTTCGCAACAATGCAACGGTTGCGGCCAGAGATGCGCGAGGCTTGTACATGAAATTGGAACGAGGATTCGGATTTGTCTCGAAGCCGATACTTCCTGGCACCTACGAAGATGCTGCGAGTAAAGCTGAGGAAGAGACACCTGTGACAACCTGA
- a CDS encoding trypsin-like peptidase domain-containing protein, translated as MATNPRTGTRKRQNPVVNTGLPNFVSLVNRYKKAVVGIEVTQERHAAPRLLPFGMPWERPEAENFRSINIGTGFFFDQKGHILTNEHVVHGATKVLLRQYGKQEPIEATIVASDYRHDIAILRAPIAIPKTILRMSEQKAAKPGEWVVAIGSPLGLDHTVTVGIVSAVGRPLKIGERDYPNLLQTDAAINRGNSGGPLINLSGQVVGMNTAVSQSSQGIGFAIAAEVLHDTVRRLMK; from the coding sequence ATGGCGACGAATCCAAGGACCGGGACCAGAAAGCGGCAAAATCCCGTTGTCAACACGGGTTTGCCCAACTTTGTCAGTTTGGTAAATCGTTATAAAAAGGCTGTTGTAGGTATCGAAGTAACCCAGGAGCGGCATGCTGCCCCGAGGTTGCTTCCGTTTGGAATGCCATGGGAGCGACCGGAAGCGGAAAACTTCCGGTCCATCAACATAGGAACGGGATTCTTCTTTGACCAGAAGGGACACATATTAACCAATGAGCATGTTGTCCACGGAGCAACCAAGGTCCTGCTTCGCCAATATGGGAAGCAAGAGCCGATTGAAGCGACGATTGTAGCCTCGGACTACCGTCATGACATTGCAATTCTCCGTGCCCCCATCGCTATCCCAAAGACCATTCTCAGGATGAGTGAACAAAAGGCGGCTAAGCCTGGTGAGTGGGTCGTGGCAATCGGTTCTCCGCTCGGACTAGACCATACGGTGACCGTTGGCATCGTGAGTGCCGTCGGACGACCTCTGAAAATTGGCGAGCGAGACTATCCAAACCTGCTTCAAACGGATGCAGCAATTAACCGTGGAAACAGCGGTGGGCCACTCATTAACCTCTCTGGACAGGTAGTCGGCATGAACACTGCGGTCAGTCAGAGTTCTCAAGGAATCGGTTTCGCAATTGCTGCCGAGGTTCTGCACGACACCGTTCGTCGCCTCATGAAATAA